From one Triticum urartu cultivar G1812 chromosome 3, Tu2.1, whole genome shotgun sequence genomic stretch:
- the LOC125542767 gene encoding pollen-specific leucine-rich repeat extensin-like protein 1: MNTSQFMDKQILGLAASAAPSPSLAGGGSGGSELLDLMGPDPQEESEDGLRRRHHHSANGTATDVLPSYDFQPMRTATAAPAAAPPSWGSLDSNSKPASVSASASSPYNLKSAGILENRVPKNVNHEEDRSNFGLVTIADIDRTMKKYSDNLLYALEGVSSRLSQLEGRTHHLESSVDDFKLTIGNFNGSTDGKLRQLENMLREVQAGVQIMRDKQEIVETQLHLAKLQIPKTETQSSENSGVGQADSRHQSVAAQQAGVQPQHQPQTFPALPAPNAPPPPPTLQSQPPAQFLGHSSAPSVPALPQEPYYTPSAQTTEAIHQQYQAPPIPQPQAPPAPQQQYQAPPVPQPQAPPAPPQQYQAPPVPQAHAPPAPPQQYQAPPVPQAQAPPAPPQQYQTPSQFSQYSQQPQSTIVNPSSPLAPPAPQQTEYAPSHSYPPNVRTPSAYMPPPNESAPPFYGQNPSMYEPPAVRPNSGPPPSYGAPGYGPQGGSSFSESYGYTGSPSYRGNAGMKPTPFAPSGPSSGGSGNSYGTRLPTARILPQAEPVSSSPTAASGNRVALDDVVEKVATMGFSREQVRATVRRLTENGQNVDLNVVLDKLMNG, encoded by the exons ATGAACACGTCGCAGTTCATGGACAAGCAGATCCTCGgcctcgccgcctccgccgccccctccccctccctcgcGGGCGGCGGGAGCGGGGGCTCGGAGCTCCTCGATCTGATGGGCCCCGACCCCCAGGAGGAGAGCGAGGACGgcctgcgccgccgccaccaccacagCGCCAACGGCACCGCCACCGACGTGCTGCCCAGCTACGACTTCCAGCCCATGCGCACCGCCAcggccgcccccgccgccgcgccgccctcgTGGGGTTCCCTCGACTCCAACTCCAAGCCCGCCTCGGTCTCCGCCTCCGCCTCGTCCCCATACAACCTCAAG AGTGCTGGTATATTGGAGAACCGTGTGCCGAAGAATGTTAATCATGAGGAAGACAGGAGTAACTTTGGACTGGTAACTATAGCAGATATTGATCGAACCATGAAGAAGTATTCTGATAACCTGTTGTATGCACTAGAAGGTGTAAGCTCAAGGCTTTCACAGCTGGAGGGTAGAACACACCATCTTGAAAGTTCTGTTGATGACTTCAAGCTAACAATTGGCAACTTTAATGGTAGCACTGATGGAAAACTGAGGCAACTTGAGAATATGTTGAGGGAG GTCCAAGCGGGTGTACAGATTATGCGTGACAAGCAGGAAATTGTTGAAACACAGCTTCATCTTGCAAAGCTCCAGATACCCAAAACTGAGACCCAGTCATCAGAAAATAGTGGGGTTGGACAGGCAGACTCGCGGCACCAGTCAGTTGCTGCGCAGCAGGCAGGCGTTCAGCCGCAACATCAACCCCAAACTTTTCCTGCCCTTCCTGCTCCTAACGCGCCGCCTCCACCTCCAACACTTCAAAGTCAGCCTCCAGCACAGTTCCTAGGTCATTCATCGGCTCCCTCTGTACCAGCTTTACCACAGGAACCCTACTACACACCATCAGCCCAGACAACTGAAGCCATTCATCAGCAGTATCAAGCCCCTCCAATTCCACAGCCGCAGGCGCCTCCAGCACCACAACAACAGTATCAAGCCCCTCCAGTTCCACAGCCACAGGCGCCTCCAGCTCCACCGCAGCAGTATCAAGCCCCTCCAGTTCCACAGGCACATGCACCTCCAGCTCCACCACAGCAGTATCAAGCCCCTCCAGTTCCACAGGCGCAGGCGCCTCCAGCTCCACCACAACAGTATCAAACCCCGTCTCAGTTTTCTCAATATTCACAACAACCTCAATCTACAATTGTTAACCCTTCAAGCCCACTTGCACCTCCTGCACCCCAGCAGACAGAGTATGCGCCTTCTCATAGCTATCCACCAAATGTTCGCACTCCTTCAGCTTACATGCCGCCGCCAAATGAATCAGCCCCGCCTTTCTATGGACAGAATCCTAGCATGTATGAACCTCCTGCAGTCAGGCCCAACTCTGGGCCACCGCCATCCTATGGTGCCCCTGGGTATGGGCCACAGGGAGGAAGTAGCTTTTCTGAATCATATGGTTACACTGGATCTCCTTCTTACCGTGGGAACGCTGGAATGAAGCCCACGCCTTTTGCTCCTTCAGGACCATCCTCTGGGGGTAGCGGCAACAGCTACGGCACCAGGCTCCCCACAGCTCGGATACTACCACAAGCAGAGCCAGTCAGTTCCAGCCCGACCGCTGCATCGGGCAACCGGGTGGCCCTTGATGATGTGGTAGAGAAGGTTGCGACCATGGGGTTCTCAAGGGAGCAGGTGAGGGCAACCGTGCGGAGGCTGACCGAGAATGGGCAGAACGTTGACCTGAATGTGGTGCTCGACAAGCTGATGAACGGGTGA